The Paenarthrobacter aurescens region GTGTGGGCATTCGTGCTGCAAATGGAGCTGGGCCGCAAGAACGGCATTGCGCGTGCGCAAGTCTTTGTGGCATCCCTGGTAAGCACCGGAATCACCATCGGAGCAGCCCTGGTAGTCGGAGCGTCGGCTCTGCCGATTCTGGTCCAACGTCAGCCCAATCTGCAGTGGCTGTACGTCATTCTTCCTGTGGTCATCCTGGCGATGAACCCGAACGTTGTGACGTTCCTGGTCAACATCGTCCTTCGGGTCTTCCGCCGGCCCCCGCTTCCCGAGCGTATCCAGGCCAACACCATGGTGAAGGCTTTCATCCTGGGCGTTCTGATGTACCTGTGCTTCGGGCTGCACTTGTGGATCCTGGTTGGCCATGAGGCCACACTGGACCTCGCAACCTTCCTGGTCCTGACTGGTGCGTTGGCTCTTGGCATGACCTTGGGTGTTCTGGCATTCCTGCTTCCTGCCGGCGTTGGTGCCCGGGAAGCGATCCTCATCCTTGCCTTGGCCGGAATGATGAGTGCCGGCGCGGCTACAGCCATCGCAGCCCTGTCGCGCATCATGTTCACCATTGCGGACCTATTGTGCGTCGGCATCGCTTTTGTTCACTTCCGGTGGCGGCAACAGTCCGCTTCCAAGACTCCCGCCGAGTCCACCTCCGAGGCCCCGTAACAGGTTCCGGATGCCTGCGGCTGTGAGTGATCACGGCAGAACACCGGGCCAATTTTCAGACTTATGCCGCGCGCTAAGGAGCAAGCCAAGACCATGACAGCAGGAACTTCCGTGGCTACCGCCCAGCGACCACCGGTTGCCCGGCGCCGCTACTTCTTGCAGCACGACTGGCACTGGGGCATTATCACTGCCGCCATAGCCGCCGTTGCCTCCATCATTCCCAGACTCTTCAATCCCACGTTCTACTACTGGGATGACATGATGCAGTCCTTCCTCCCGTTGTGGCGGCACATGGGTGAGGAGATTCGTTCCGGCCGTTTCCCCTTGATGGAGCCCGGCGGCTGGGTAGGCGGCAACATCGTGGCCGAGGTTGGCTACGGCATTTTCAACCCGGTAAACATCGTCAACTCGGTCATCGTTTCAAACTTCGAGAACCTGTCCCTGGCGAGCTACTTCATCATCGTCCAGTTCATCGCGTTGCTGGCGTTCGGTACGTTCATGCTGGCCCGCGACTATGGGTCCAACCGGCCGCTTGCCCTGGCCGCCGGCGTAGCTATCCCCTTCAGCGGATTCACACTCTTCTATGAAGCAGCCCGCTGGCCAGGCGGCCTGATGGCCTTCGCCTGGATTACCGTTTTCTGGTGGTCAGTCCGACGCTACGCCCGTCGGAACACATCGCCCTTCCTGCCGTTCCTGCTGGGCTTCCTCACCATGACTGCCGGTAACCCGTACGGTGCCATAGGCGTTATTCTCGTCCTCGCTGCAGTCGCGATTGAACTGATGCTCATGAGGCACTGGCGCAGGCTGATTCCGATCGTCATCGTCGGCGCCTTGGTGGGTCTAACCGCCGTCTTGGTCTACTTCCCGTTGCCTCTAAGCTCTGCCGTGACCGTACGCCAGCAGAACGAAATCCTGAATGACCTCTTCCTTTCCCCGGATATGTCATCGCTGCTGACAATGAGCACATCCTCCATGAGGCCTCGAATCAACAACTTCTGGGCTCCCATCGATAACGTGCCCTCCAGTTACCTGGCGTGGTTTGTCCTGCCGTTGCTTCCATGGCTTGATTTCCGCAGCTTCAGGAACCGTTCACGCCAAATATTCAGCATTTACATCATCACAGGCATCTACTTCCTGCTCACTTTCGCTCCCTCCCAGGTTCTTGTTTTCCGTTGGCCGATCCGACTCATCGAATATGTGTACCTCGGCGTCATCGTTCTCGTTGCAGTGGTGGCCTCAGCTGGTCTGAAAACCACCTCCTGGAAGAAACGGTTGTTTATCACCGTTGCCATTCTTGGGTTTGGAACGTACCGGGCCTGGTCCATGGTGCCCGACGGCGGTAAATGGCAGGTCTTCACTCTCGCCGTGACACTCGTTCTGGTGGGCTTGGCCGTCCTTGGCTGGAAGCGGTTTGGCTACCGGGGACTTGCAGCAGTGATGGTGGTTGGAACAATCGCTACCCTCGGAATGCAATCCAGGCAATTCGTCCCCAACAATGCCGTTGCCGGCATCGGTTCCCCCGTGGACGCGGACACACTCCGTGACTCCACGAGCAACTACCGGGGCAACACAATTCAGATCTTCAACACCATGAAGATTACGGGCGAGGAATTCACTGAGGGCCGCCTGCTCTACGGCAACCAGATCCTCAATGCCGACGTCAATAACAGCATGGGCCGTTACAGCGGAATCAGCTTCACCACGTACGTCAATGCCTTGTGCATGAACTACCGGGGTGAAACCTGCCCGCTGGCTTACACGGAACTGTTCAAGCAAGCCTCCGGTGAAATAAATGCCACGCTTGCGGACGTCCTTCAAGTCGAAACCGTGGCCGTGCAGAAGACCATGATCGCCCCTGACCAGCTCAACGTTGCCCCGGGTTGGTCCATTGTGGCCTCCGATGAAACCAGGACAATCCTTCAGCGGGAAAACCCCTTGCCCTACCCGGGCACTGTCTCTTGGGCCGCCGATGGCATCACGGTCAAGGAGTCCGTCAGGGACGGCAACGATGAACACATCACCCTCTCCGGAGATGGCACCGCCGGGAAGTTGACCCTTGCCCGCCTCGCGTGGCCCGGTTACACCGTCACGGTAGATGGGGAACCGCAAAAGCTCACGCAGGGTCCGGCCGGAGTAATTCTGGTGGATGTCCCGGCAGGAGCCACATCGGTTGATGTAACGTTCACGACGCCGGGTCTCACCATGGGCCTCGCGGCCCAAGCAGCCGCTTGGTTCGGAATTCTGGTCTTCACTGTTTTCCACTACGTTCGCCGGCATCGCCGCAAGGCGACGGAAGAACAGGCAGTCCCAGCGCCTGCTGAGAAGGTTTCCGTGTAGCCGGTCCGGTATCGTCCGTAAGGCTGCAGGACCCGGAAGAGCGTCCATCCCCAAGGATGGACGCTCTTCTTGTGTTCCCGCTGCATGGCGGGCTCGGGCAGCTCTGGTGGTACCCTCCAAGACGGCCTTGGCCCCGCACAATGAAGGCCACCGCTCATCCTCCGGAGAGGACGTGTGGTGGCCTTCGCTGCGCTTCGTGGGATCACATGCCGATGATCGCCTTAGTTGCTGTCCCTCAACCAAGCAACAGCCTGGTCAGCCGGGCCTTCGAACTGCACCGTACCGGAAGCAAGGACTACTCCCCTGTCGCAGATACGCGAGATCATGTCGAGATCGTGGCTCACCACAACCAAAGTCCGTCCTTCATCCGAAAGTTGCTTAATCTTGGCCAAGCACTTTTTCTGGAACGGTTCGTCGCCAACGGCCAGAATCTCATCCACAAGGAAAATATCCGGCTGCGTGTGAACAGCCACGGCGAAGGCCAGCCTCAGAAACATGCCGGAGGAATAGAACTTCACTTCGGTGTCTATGAACTGCTCAATCTCGGAAAAAGCAACGATCTCATCGAACTTCTCGTTAATTTCCTGCTCAGTCATTCCCAG contains the following coding sequences:
- a CDS encoding lysylphosphatidylglycerol synthase domain-containing protein is translated as MTDSIAETPSNNNDVHQEQPPAKTTKAKLVDFARRALVVIVFAAAVYFIAVQWPQVQATVFALYWWQVLLSLLALIPGVLLGMYMWRVVMASLLRQVDVEPQGLVLNQIYLVGQIGKYLPGSVWAFVLQMELGRKNGIARAQVFVASLVSTGITIGAALVVGASALPILVQRQPNLQWLYVILPVVILAMNPNVVTFLVNIVLRVFRRPPLPERIQANTMVKAFILGVLMYLCFGLHLWILVGHEATLDLATFLVLTGALALGMTLGVLAFLLPAGVGAREAILILALAGMMSAGAATAIAALSRIMFTIADLLCVGIAFVHFRWRQQSASKTPAESTSEAP
- a CDS encoding YfhO family protein, which gives rise to MTAGTSVATAQRPPVARRRYFLQHDWHWGIITAAIAAVASIIPRLFNPTFYYWDDMMQSFLPLWRHMGEEIRSGRFPLMEPGGWVGGNIVAEVGYGIFNPVNIVNSVIVSNFENLSLASYFIIVQFIALLAFGTFMLARDYGSNRPLALAAGVAIPFSGFTLFYEAARWPGGLMAFAWITVFWWSVRRYARRNTSPFLPFLLGFLTMTAGNPYGAIGVILVLAAVAIELMLMRHWRRLIPIVIVGALVGLTAVLVYFPLPLSSAVTVRQQNEILNDLFLSPDMSSLLTMSTSSMRPRINNFWAPIDNVPSSYLAWFVLPLLPWLDFRSFRNRSRQIFSIYIITGIYFLLTFAPSQVLVFRWPIRLIEYVYLGVIVLVAVVASAGLKTTSWKKRLFITVAILGFGTYRAWSMVPDGGKWQVFTLAVTLVLVGLAVLGWKRFGYRGLAAVMVVGTIATLGMQSRQFVPNNAVAGIGSPVDADTLRDSTSNYRGNTIQIFNTMKITGEEFTEGRLLYGNQILNADVNNSMGRYSGISFTTYVNALCMNYRGETCPLAYTELFKQASGEINATLADVLQVETVAVQKTMIAPDQLNVAPGWSIVASDETRTILQRENPLPYPGTVSWAADGITVKESVRDGNDEHITLSGDGTAGKLTLARLAWPGYTVTVDGEPQKLTQGPAGVILVDVPAGATSVDVTFTTPGLTMGLAAQAAAWFGILVFTVFHYVRRHRRKATEEQAVPAPAEKVSV
- a CDS encoding ABC transporter ATP-binding protein, encoding MGAAIIVKGLKKTFNLRHSHSLKETLVWLVKGRKSDLSKKFDALHDVSFEIQPGETVALLGFNGSGKSTLLKLISGVILPDKGTVRTKGRVAGLIEVGAGFHPDLSGRENVFLNAAILGMTEQEINEKFDEIVAFSEIEQFIDTEVKFYSSGMFLRLAFAVAVHTQPDIFLVDEILAVGDEPFQKKCLAKIKQLSDEGRTLVVVSHDLDMISRICDRGVVLASGTVQFEGPADQAVAWLRDSN